The genome window TCGCCTTCCTcccgcttcgactgcgggggtgtaatagaaTCGATAGGAAATAATTGTAAATATAGAATAGATTGTCGTAATTATAGGAGAGATTGATTGTAAACTTATTCTCCAAAAAAAGAAGATCTGATGTATCCTTTATATATTGTTATTCAATTATCAATAACAGTCAAGGGATTGAACCATAATTCTTACAGAGTAGTTGTAGTTGTTATAATGGTGTTATCAAAAGGGTTGTCATATGTGTGGAATGAATGTGAAAATCCAGGTAGTATAATGTTATGTTATGCCTTTAACTTGTTGGTAATAAAACAAATTGAAATACTAATGTTGATAACAAGTTATGAAATGTTGAATTCTGACCCTTTATGATTTATAACATGGATTACATGTTTAATGGTATTTAATTCATGTATGAAATGTGTGATTAGAACTAATGTTGAGATTAAAAGCAGGTACGAGAAGTGCAGGATCGAAACAAACCGCTTTAGTCCAAAGATGTTGTAAAAGGATCAAAACAGATCGTTTAAGTCCAAGAATGTCACTAATACCTATTGTACTTCAAATGTAACCAATAACTTCTAGCTTTTATTATCGTTGGCAAGGACAGTCTCATTCTAACAAAAGAGTAATTTCATACGCCTCTAACGAATAATCAAGTGTTCTTTTAATCATAATGACATAACTGTAATATTGTAAATTGTAGTCAAGATACATAAATGAGAGTTACGGACAACCATAATAACTTTTAAATCATAACAACATAACTGTAATGTAGTAAATTGTTGTGAAGATACATAAATGAGAGTTATGGACAACCAAAGTAACTTTTAGActggaaggtatgggggccggcccTGCCCCGGCGAGCCTCGGCGCCGCACCCCCACACCGTCCCCCTCATGTCCGTCCCGTCTTCACCGTCGTCAAGAAGATGAAGTCGCCGGCCCTCCTTTCTTCTCTCTCTTGCatctttctctctcctctctttctctctcaaatcaaatcaatttaatattttttaattgtttttataaattaTGTGGGGCCCCATCTTCCACCCATTAGTCCATCCCCTTTAGGGCCATCCACCATCCCACTATCTAATCTAAAATCGGTTAAAAAACCGAACcgatttttttgaaaaatccagttcggttaataccggtcgTAAGTGTGTGACCGCCCATGAGTTGTTAAAATCAATACAATCCTCCATACGAGCGCAACATGAAGCTGAGATCCCAAATTGGTTCATCATATCCGTGAATCTGGATTCTCCGAGCATTCTTTTCCGATCACGATCGCTCTGCAATACGATCGTCACCACACGAAGAAGAAAGGTATATCGTTAATTATTCATTCAATAGTTACACACTGTAGATCTCATCGTATTTGATCTCaacaaaccctaatttattgaaattaCACGATTCTTAATTTCCTTTGGAGTTATCGAGTACGTGGTTAGCTTATGATGTTGAAATTAACCGCTGCAACTGATTGAATTACGCCATATATGAATTCTATGCCACAGATCTGTTTGAACCCTACCTCTGCAAGTCGATAGATCTAATAATCAACTCTTATTGGTGATTAGGTGTTTGTGACTTGAAAAACATTGGATAAAAGCTATCAATAGTGCAAATTGCTACGTGTTAACTCCGACATCTCGTCTCGAGTTATTAATTGAGTCTCCAGTTCATCGTTTTTTAGTTTCACCGGCAACATAAGGATGAAACGGCGGGGTTTCCTTAAGTAAACAGCTGTAAAAGGGGTAGTATGAGTAGCCGTATGGTAGCCTGTCTCGTAAAAAAATGGTCCATTTTGTTGGCTGCTCATGAGCAAAACAACGTAGCTAGGCTTCCATCCAGCGGTTAAGCACTTAGGTTTGCCCGTTGGTTTTACAATGATAGCTAGTTTTCATCTTATAAGTAGTCTGGCTCTGGCATAAAAGATAAATATCTTGCCAGAAAAATTGCTTAGAAAAATCGCATCCTGTTCAGACACGATGGAATGAGGAAACCCATGAGCCAGTCAATTTCTTTGCCAAATGAGGCAACAACTGTTTTAGCCGTGAATGGATGAGATAGGGGGATAAAGTGAGCATATTCACTTAGTCGATCAACAATTACCAGCATCTTATCAAATCTGTTGGAAGGGGGTAAATTAACAATGAAGTCTAGCGATATGTCTTCCAAGATGCTTTGTGGGATCGGTAATGGATGTTGTAACCTTGATGGCGATAGGGTTTCATATTTATGTTTTTGGCACGTCAAGCAATTCTGCACAAATATCCGGACATCCTTCTTCATGTGAGGCCAATAATGATAAGCTGCAAGCCTGCAATTTTCTTTAAGGTTTTGAGAAAACCACCATGTCCTGCTAATGGTGTGGAATGTGCTTCATGGAGTATTACTTCACGAATAGTTGGGTTATAGGGGATGACCATCCGTCCTTTGTAAAGGAGAGTTTGACCGACCAACAAGTAATCTTACTCTTTTGTGGATCAAACTCCTCATCGATCTCTGTAACATCCAGGCAAATAAGGCATGGCAAAAGTGAGTAACTCAGCAGAATGAGGTCTTCTTGATAATGCGTCGGCACCTCGATTCTCTTTACTGGGCACGGTGGATAATAGAAAAGTCATAGGGCATCAGTTTTAACAGCAGGGCTGTGGTTCAGTGGTTGTGACTCTCTGTTCCAGCAAGAATTTAAGAGTTTTGTGGTCagtctttataaaaaaaatgttgacCCGGTAGATGGTGATTCCACGTTTGATTTGCTAAAACGAGTGCCATATGCGGATTTAAACCGGTTGGAAGGTGAGAACCTCTTGCTAAAGTAAGCAACTGGATGATCCTCCTGAATCAGAAAAACGCCTAGACCTCCTGATCGACATGTACCCCTTCTACAGTGATCATGCCCCAAAAGTAGAACTTTAGCTTGACCGAAGCAGCATTTTGGATAATTTGGCAAAGATGTTTGGATAGTAACTCCAAAGCTGTTTGCAAGTGAGTAACATGTTGCTCCATATCTGAGCTATTAATCAAAATGTCATCCAAAAACACCGGCACAAAGACGCAAATATGGTCGAAAAAGATCATTCATAGCTGTCTGAAAAGTGGAGGAGGCATATTAGTAAGACCAAATAAAGGGCAATACCGTAAACTCGTAGCGTCCAGATCCAGAATGAGTCCTGAAAGCAGTCTTCTCAATATCGAAAGGGTTTACACGGATTTGATAGTACCCCACACGTAGATCTAACTTAGTAAATACCGTGGCTCCATATAAATCATCCAGCAACCATAAGCTTATTTAGAGCACGATAAGCAATGCAACGTGTTATCTTTTTTCTTAACTATAAGTACTGGGCTAGAAAAGGGGCTGGTGATTGGCTGAATGAACCCAGCCCATAGCAATATTTCCACTTGCCTCTTGATTTCAGTTTTTTGGGAAAACGGGCATCTATGTGGTCTGATGTTGGGTGGTACAGAATTGGCTAAAGAGGAATAAcatgaaaatgagaaaaaaatgAAGAAGTTTGGTTGGTTGTTCTTGAAATACTTGGTCAAACTTTTGGATAAGAGGCTGCAAGGCAATTGCTATTTCTTGTTTCTGTTCTGTCTCAATGCTAAGGTGCTGAAAAGCAGCTGATTTTTGAGGGCCAGAAGCCACCCCTAGTAAATTTGTATTTTTTACCATCCACAGTGAAGATACTAAACAAGTCCTTCCAATTAGCTTGGACGGTGTTTAATGTAGCTAACCATTGGATACCCAGGACCAAATCAGGGGGACAATCTCAAGATCGAATATTTATAACGAGAGGTCTGTACAAACCTCGCTACATCGGATAACATCCCTATTACTGATTTAGTGGAATTAATCATACAATGAACTTTCATGGTAGGCGGGTGTGAATTTCCCAAGATTGCATGCAAACTGATCTCAGCGACTTCCTCCTGCATTTCATCAGTATTAGTGGTTTTGTTATGGGGCTGCATTTCATCAGTATTTGTACCCTCCACCAGCACACTGAACATCTTCAGCTCTTATTCATTCTCTTTTGTGTTGCAGTTTTCCTTTGCGTGCACATTTACAGTTTTGCTGCCTTTCAACTTTCAACCCTCAAGATGGATGTTTATATCGGATGGTCCTGATGATCATGTGAGTGTGAATCTTTGCTTCTAGGTATCAATATTTACTTGCAGGTGCTTATTTTTTTCCCAATTCCCATATAATATTGTTAACTGCATAgatcaaggtttttttttttttttttttttttttttttttttttttctgtaaaGAGAGTTAAATAATCAATTGACAGGCCACAAATAAGTAGTTTTGCTGCCTTTCACGTCACTTCTGTTATGAACCCGTTCTTTTATATAGCCAGTGATGGACcaggatttttattttttacactaAACTAATCTATGCAAGAGTGATTAATATAGTCTGTGTATTTATATATTACAGAAAGTAACATTAATTTTGATAAATAATGAGTTAACACCAAACAATTACATAATACCTAATGCCTAGGATGAATCAATTTAAAAAATAAGATATATTTCTAAACTTATAAAGAATGACAACTTAAacaaacacccccccccccccccccccacacacacacacaactaAATTCACGCTCTAATATAGCTTAGAAATGGTCTATCTGGTACTGGTATCAACTTCACAATCCAACCAATGGGCCATGATAACGCTGCAATTGCTATACAAATTCCCCATTGTCCCCAATTCAATTTCTCTGTATCTGCAAAATCCTTTAGGACCTCCACCATCACAATCTGAAGAATAACTGTCACCCCAATAATCCCCATAAATAACCGATTCTTGTGAAGACCTTCAAACACATTCTGCTTCTCCAGTTTCCTTGAGTTGAATTCATTGAACACTTGGCAGAAAACAAATGTATTGAAGATAATAGTATTCTTCACCCTCTCGTCTACGTTAAATATTGATTTACCTCTGAACTGAAAAGTCAAAAGAACTGTTATCTGGTACATAGATTGTGCCAATAGGTTCCTCCACATAACATTTGTTATAAGCGGTGCAACTCGCCCCACTGGCGGATGATCCATGAGTTCGTTAGTGGGCCGTTCAGTAGCAAGTGCCAAAGCACCTAAAGTGTCCATAATTAGGTTAACCCACAATAGTTGAACCGCGGTTAAGGGAACGTCACCAGCAGAAACAGCTGCAACGAAGTTGATTACAAGAGCTGCAACATTTACTGTAAGTTGAAACTGAATGAACTTTTGGATGTTGTTGTACACACATCGACCCCACCTTAACACAGTGGCAACAGAACCGAAATCGTCATCTAAAATGACAATGTCTGAGCTTTCCTTAGCTACTTCGGTCCCTTGAATCCCCATTGAAAGTCCAATGTCTGCTTCTTTTAGAGCCGGTGCATCGTTTGTACCGTCACCTGTGACCGCAACCACATGACCTTTCTTTTTTAAAcactgaaccattaagagcttgtCAAATGGAGATGATCTTGCCATTACTTTGATGTTTTCAACCTTTTCCATTCTCTCATCGTCTGTGAAATTACGAAATTGTTCACCTTCTATTACTTCTTCTTTGTTGACTTGTTGACCGGGTTTAAGTATCCCACATTCTGTGGCTATGGCTTTTGCTGTGAAAACATTGTCTCCGGTTATCATCTTAATCTCGACCCCTGCAGACCTGCATGCATCGATTGCCAGTTTTGCCCCTGGTCTACACGGGTCCTTGATCCCGATTATACCGAGCAAAGTCAACCCTTCTTCACTTAGTGTATCATCTTCCTTATGGGCAAAGGCAATGCACCTGAGGCTACTTGCAGCCATCCCTTGAATTATATTCTCAAACTGTGTCTTCTCTTCATGGTTTATCGGCTTTTTCATCCCGCTCTTCTGATAATAATTTGAACACATTGCTAGTACCATCTCAGCTGCTCCTTTCCAGTGGACATGTATAGTGTTATCTTTTTTGTTCATAACCGAAACACCACTTCGTTTCTTCTCGGAATTAAAGGTTTCCACATGAACAATTGTAGAATCTTTTTTCAGTTTTTCCATATCCATACCCAAATTTGTAACAGCCCATGAAAGTATTGCTTTTTCTGTAGGACTTCCTGAATATTCTGGTGTGGTTTCGGCTCCTGAAACGGATTTGTAAACGCTACCGGTAGTGTTTAAGCCGACTCCCTGATGGTAATGCTCAAGGACTTTGGGGTCAATTACATTGGAAGAATCATCTTCAATGAGATCAAAACCAAGCCAAAACTTTGTGACTTTCATTTGATTCATGGTTAAAGTACCGGTTTTATCGGTGCATATAACAGTGGCGGAACCCATGGTTTCACAGGCAGATAACTTCCTAACCATGGCTTGATCAGCCATCATTCTCTTCATAGAGTAAGCAAGCGTGAGTGTGACGGCTAACGGCAGGCCTTCTGGGATTGCCACCACGACTATCGTTACGGCCGCCGCAAAAATCCGTGTCACTGAGTTAAGTATTTCGTTTGTACTAGTGCGTTTCCCGTTATACTCACGGTTCCCGTCCTCATCTTCCGTGTTCCCAGTGAAATAACGTATTAACATAACTACAAGAACAAGAAAAGCAACCGCAAGGCCTACTTTCCCGATCGAGGAAGTTAGTTTATTAAGACGGGATTGTAGTGGTGTTTGCTCATCAGAATCACCGGTTATCGAGCTCATCATCTTGCCCCATGCGGTGTTCATCCCGACTGATATCACAAGCATCTGACCATGCCCGTCAGCCACTTTTGAACCCGAGAATAAAAACGGATGCCTGATGGCATCAATATCTATATGATCACTCTCACCCGTCATACTCGATTCATCAACTAGCAAAGAATGCCCGTCTATGAACAACCCGTCAGCCGGAATTTGATCACCAATGTTAAGAATTACAACATCGCCCACCACGACATCGAAAATAGAAATCTTTTGCCTCCTTCCTTCTCTTATAACATCTATTTTTATATTATTGCTAATTTTCGACAAATTATCAAACTGTTTTTCTTGTCGGAAGTTACTAACCGCCGACACAATAATAACTAGAATAACTGCCACAAAGATGCTACCACCTTCATACCACCCTTCTTTAGCTCCTTCCTCTTTGATACCAAAGCCTAAAGAAAGGACGGCACATGCTAGCAGTATGATTATGGTGGTGTCTTTAAAAGCTTCCACCATAAAATAAACGAGCCCTTTGAGGGGCGGTTTTTGGTATGTATTGGAACCAAATGTGATCTTTCTTTCCTCAATATCTTGTGTGATAATGCCATTATCAAGAGTGGTGTGAAGAGATTTAGCTAAACCCGTGACACCGTTAAAGGTGTGAAGGAGCTCAAGATCTTTGCTTTTGACCACGTTGGCAAGGTCAACCTGGTCAATGCTTGAAAATCGTTCACTATGGTCATCAGGATTGATAACGGGTGGGTTGATTTTAAGAGAGGTGTATGATGAAGATGCTACTATCTCCGAAATCGGGTAACGAGCTAGCTtcttggaaacttttccaaaggATAACATAGTGTTTGAGAAGTGTATAGAGAAGTAAGCTAAACGCCATCGTTTTTGAGCTTTTGTGAGTGTTAACGTGCTTATGTTATATACCAATGCTCGAATATCGCATTGGGAAGCGAtttcagcaaccatttttcgaAAATTTTCAAAAGAAGAGGGAAAATTTTTCTCAGTTGGAAGAAGATGGTATGAAAGATTGTCATTCTGGTGTTTCCTGGATGCATCCTCTTATACTGAAATATTTCCATTCTGGAAATTGCCAGGAACCTGCTCTATGAAAAACCTTTGGCTATTTATAAGAGAAAATTTGTGTTCTATAATATAATAtttgagtgaatttcaaggattgtcctttatctttatactcattttcaggcgctgtcctttatgtttaaaattgacgagttttgtcctttatgttttcatatcatacacgttttgtcctttaggcctaacctagttagttttttcagttaaaattggtcatgtgctttgcacatgaggacatttttgtcaattcaaaggttgcagaagctttgagctgtaaatctgccgttgaatttacctttgaattgacaaaaatgctctcatgtgcaaagcatatgaccaaatttaactgaaaaaactaattgggttaggcctaaaggacaaaacgtgtatgatatgaaaatataaaggacaaaactcgtcaattttgaacataaaggacaacgcctgaaaataggtataaagataaaggacaatgaAATTCACTCATAATATTTTAAGTAGAACAGGTATTTAAGAATGACTAAACAAATATTAATGTTCTCAAACTTTGGTTTGTGTATACGTTAACTTTATTACAATTGTTTATGgtattttttaaagaaaaacaatGAAGTATATTAGTTGTTACTATTTGAATATTAATATGGAGATGTGAAACGGATTAATGAGCAATGAGGTGTACGCCTGCAGTTTGCTGGTCAACCAAACCGCCTTCCCATTTATGGACCTCGTTTATGTCGGCTGCAACCACAAACCATCCTAAAAATTGGATGAATGAAAGATATTCTGTAACAATGTATATATTAAATACTTATATATGTAATAAATTGCTTCTGATAATACAACGTTAAACATGAACCGGGTTAAAAATGTATGCGTTGATTATTATTTGTCCTGACGTGGGGCTGTTTCCAATTAATCTGGAGTGACAGCCGGATTTAGCCTGCTTTCCACACAAGCCTGCGACTCGTTCTAACATTTTTTGCGTGAACAACGCCTTAAACGACGTAGTTAGCTTTTGAAAAAAGACAAAAGGGTTTTAAGAAATCATGAAAGCTATATAATTAGAGGTGAAGGTTTATTACGAACTAAAAAAAAGGTGAGGAATCGGAGGGAACCGGTTTAAATAGTTTCGATTGAACTCATTTTAGCGGAGTTtaaaccggctcgtcgaacccatTTAGTGTTTAGAGTTTAGTTTTTTTAGGatttagctttaaagtttaccttagggtttatagtttagatttaaGGATTTAGCTTTTATATTTTAGCATCAAAGTTTTGAGTTTAGGGTTCTTGGTTAGGTTGAACGAGCTGGTTCCAACGCTGCTGTAATGAGCTCATTCGGAGCGAGTTTGAGTTGTTCCCGTTATATAAATAACTCTGATTCTAAGGCTATTGTGAACAGTGGCGAAGTTTGAAAATTTTCACCGGGGGGTCGGATgtcaccggacctaaaagtatatacctaaaaaatatttttttacaaaaacagggggtctaaaaaattctatacgaaacgtacatacataacactactgagcgaaaagttcggggggtcgggcgccccatCCGGCCCCTCATAGCTGCGCCACTGATTGTGAAAGGTTGCTCAACTATATAAAATAGGCCCTAGCCTAAGCTAAGGCCCTAGGTTAGGGTAGGGCCTTAACATtgttaggctggagggtgtggtataaagcacTTAGTGGCTTTATCATGCCACATTGGATTCACCTAGGTGCCACGTCATATGGGGGCTTTAAAGCCACTCCCTTTAACTTGTTTGCAATGGTTTAAAGCCCccttattaaacaaaattaaaaaaaaaagattttattgATTGAAAAGAGGCGAGCTCCACCTACACACCCCTTTATCTCTCTTTAATACAATGGGGAGACCCTTTAGCGCCCCCCATTTAATTTTGAGGGGATGGTGGATAGCGCCTAGGGCCGCCATAAATGTTGAGGTGGCAGGGTGGCGTTAAGCCACACCCTGTGGCCTTATAAGGGTGGACGGAGTCATGGCGGGGAGTGGATGCAGGGACCAAGTTTGCCGATCGGGATATTGCCGCCACTCCCCATTCGATGTTCGGTGAATGATTAAATCGGTGACTACTCACCGATGCAGGAAGAGAAGGGgtagaggagagagagagagttaataGTGGGCTCCACTTtttttcaaccaatcacattttttttaaattgtttaccACTCTTTATGTGTTTGATAATTGCTAGTGATTCAGTGCAAAATGAGAAATAGAATGGGAACTTGACATGTCATGATATTATTGACTAGAGTATAACTCAAACACTCTAAAGTGTTGAATGACTCCCTCCATCCTAAATAGCAATTCAAAGAACGCAAATTGCTTTAGCAAATGTCAatcaaaggttttttttttttttttttttttggttttgcttttttttctttatgttgtgcttttgatttttgtttttttatttccttaacttattttttttattacatTAACTTAATTTTTTATACTTATCATCTCGActtttatgtgcttattttttttatgtatgtGGTAAATATATAATAcgttttaataattattttatgTAAGGTTTCGATTGGTCTACTTTTTTAATAGGCGTTTAAAATTCGAGCTACTTTACATTTCGACGTTGTCACAACGCGAGATAccattatttaattttaaaaacacTATTTTCTTGAGTGCTTATTTTTAGCTACGTTCCGATATAAATCAAAGTTGGTTTATGTTTCGACGTAAAATTTTCTCGGTAATTAGTCATGTCAAATATTACAAGTTCTTATGCTTATTTTTAGCCgtgttttcagttggtctacgttttgacgtaaattttgttcggaaacAAGTCGTGTCAAATATTTGaaggtataaattcgagttattaTAAGTTTCGGCACCGTCGCCGCAACGCACGGCGGGGTTAAAATACTAGTTATATACTAAATCCGACATCTATTTTTTTATCATGGAGTTTCTTGCTCTTGTAGACATTAGAAAGTGTTTGAGATTAGTCATTTTGGGCATTAACAAATTGTTAGTATACTTAGGAAGTGTTTTCTCTTAACTAAAACTTACTCAAACCTAAACATGCGTGATTGTGTGCCTTTTAGAAATCGTATATACGTTTGTGTGATATGGTATATATAATTAACTTTTTTATTGTAGGAATATATATTTATACAATAAAATGTACATTCAGGCTTCGAGCCAACTCGAAGCATAAAGCCTTGTGTTGAACTCGTTTATTAAACTAGACTCAGTTTTAATTGTCTAAATCCGAGTACGTCAATTCAAGCTTTTAACGAGCCTCTCTTGTCGCAATCACCTATCAAAGTGAATGTGTTTTGGCTCATGTATCAACATGGGATTTGTTTATATGTGTAAAATCTAGGGCAATAAATGGCTCTTTTCATAGAAGGTTGATGCAAAGTTGGTTAAGTGTTTGCAAAATACGTATGACAGACATCAAATATATTACGTAATGATGATGACGTTAGTTTCTGACAATTTCCAACAAACACATGTTGGTGGAACTGCCCAGACTTGAATAAGTTGGGTTTCCTAGATAGCAAAAGAAAATTACAAGTGTCATCTTAAACAAAGACTAAAACCTTGGGAGACCAATTGAGTACTTTCTTAGCATTTGTTGAGTTTCTTTTTgctttttaggagggaatttgTGACTACACACACATTGTTATCAgggaaagtgtaaaatacaatagaGCTTATCGTGCGATGCGTACGTGAACATGATATTGCGCCGCGTGTCGCTCtcataacgtgcgtgattatgtaTATAACGTGCGTAAATCTGAAACACCTGAATACTCCGGAACTTGGGTAAGTCGGAACTCAAGTAAATCAGAACTTATGTGAAATTATGAAATAACGTGCATGATTATGTATtgtaacgtgcgtaattatgcaaataacgtgcgtgattatgtaTATAGCGTGCAGATTTCGGAACTATATGGCGTAATCCAGAATACTTGAATACTCCGGAACTTGGGTATTTCGGAACTCAAGTAATTCGGAACTTATGTGAAATTATGCAATAACATGTGTGATTATGTATATAACGTGCGGAATTCGGAACTATATGGTGAAATCCGGAATACTTGAATACTCCGGGACTTTGGGTAATTCGGAACTTATGTGCGGCTGTGATAGTCGCGTACGCATCGCACGATAAGAAACATTGTACGTTAACAGCCTCTTATTATTAAGTATATGAATTAATGCTTCAAGTGCATAAAAGCATCGAAGTGGATGTTAAAATTGCTTTCGATCCTAGGATTCCTATGTcatttgtgtgtatgtataattATGAAACACAACCATATTGACAATAATCTCAAAGCCCAAAATTACGTACATATAATTATCTTTAGAGATTGGAGGAAAATAGAGAAATCGAGCCAGGGCCTTTACTTTATTTCACTCCCCTTTGAAGCCGACTCTGAGTGGATAGAAACCTCCACTGACTAGCTACCCTACAACCTTTATTAACCACTAACCCGCCCATCACCACACCACAACCTAACTCATATTTCTTAAGTGCTAGCCACCAGATCCACCTAACTAAATCACCATCATACCCGAGTCACCACTTTTGATCACCAAATCGCACCCACATTACCCAAAAAGAAACTAATATGTGACAAACCTATATCTAAACGCAACTTGGTACCTAACCAGTTGAAAATCATAACACATTGTAAATTGGAACCCATCTTAAATACGTTCTCCACATGTTGCAATCTATGTCAAAATCCGAAAAAGCCACAAAAAACCATAACTCATATGGTGCAAGTGAATATGAATCCGGCGGGTTGGTGACGTAAGTGAAAGACTGAAAGGGGTTGTTGCAGCACAAGGAAATGGATTAGGAGGTGATATAGTTTAGTTAAGGGTTTGAAAGGCGGCATCGTTAATAGGTGTTTATCGTTCAGAATGGACGGTTTTTATGCTAAATTGAAGCCAATTCATTAGTAACGGTTTTATAACATTGTAAACCAAGACCAGATTGTTAGTATTTAGAGCTGAACCAAAGCAAATTGATACCAACGTTCTAGCATCTATTTGGTTTCACAAGAAGAATATTAGAAGTCAAACAACTGCCAACATTACCTCTAAGTTTTAAGTGTAAAACAAAACCGTCTGCCTGTAAATCAGTCGGAACAAAATATCAGTTAAAGTTGTGAACAATCTGTTGGGTATTCATGGTGAtcagttaaaatt of Helianthus annuus cultivar XRQ/B chromosome 1, HanXRQr2.0-SUNRISE, whole genome shotgun sequence contains these proteins:
- the LOC110863689 gene encoding calcium-transporting ATPase 12, plasma membrane-type-like — protein: MVAEIASQCDIRALVYNISTLTLTKAQKRWRLAYFSIHFSNTMLSFGKVSKKLARYPISEIVASSSYTSLKINPPVINPDDHSERFSSIDQVDLANVVKSKDLELLHTFNGVTGLAKSLHTTLDNGIITQDIEERKITFGSNTYQKPPLKGLVYFMVEAFKDTTIIILLACAVLSLGFGIKEEGAKEGWYEGGSIFVAVILVIIVSAVSNFRQEKQFDNLSKISNNIKIDVIREGRRQKISIFDVVVGDVVILNIGDQIPADGLFIDGHSLLVDESSMTGESDHIDIDAIRHPFLFSGSKVADGHGQMLVISVGMNTAWGKMMSSITGDSDEQTPLQSRLNKLTSSIGKVGLAVAFLVLVVMLIRYFTGNTEDEDGNREYNGKRTSTNEILNSVTRIFAAAVTIVVVAIPEGLPLAVTLTLAYSMKRMMADQAMVRKLSACETMGSATVICTDKTGTLTMNQMKVTKFWLGFDLIEDDSSNVIDPKVLEHYHQGVGLNTTGSVYKSVSGAETTPEYSGSPTEKAILSWAVTNLGMDMEKLKKDSTIVHVETFNSEKKRSGVSVMNKKDNTIHVHWKGAAEMVLAMCSNYYQKSGMKKPINHEEKTQFENIIQGMAASSLRCIAFAHKEDDTLSEEGLTLLGIIGIKDPCRPGAKLAIDACRSAGVEIKMITGDNVFTAKAIATECGILKPGQQVNKEEVIEGEQFRNFTDDERMEKVENIKVMARSSPFDKLLMVQCLKKKGHVVAVTGDGTNDAPALKEADIGLSMGIQGTEVAKESSDIVILDDDFGSVATVLRWGRCVYNNIQKFIQFQLTVNVAALVINFVAAVSAGDVPLTAVQLLWVNLIMDTLGALALATERPTNELMDHPPVGRVAPLITNVMWRNLLAQSMYQITVLLTFQFRGKSIFNVDERVKNTIIFNTFVFCQVFNEFNSRKLEKQNVFEGLHKNRLFMGIIGVTVILQIVMVEVLKDFADTEKLNWGQWGICIAIAALSWPIGWIVKLIPVPDRPFLSYIRA